A genomic segment from Curtobacterium sp. MCSS17_007 encodes:
- a CDS encoding SulP family inorganic anion transporter, with amino-acid sequence MTRPTTAHAGAAPAPLIRRRTVTTVTQSVPVQAHHSPTVLSALRNPKILLREALAGLVVALALIPEAISFSIIAGVDPRVGLFSAFVMAVVISFVGGRAAMITGATGAIALVVAPVVQEHGLDYLIATVLLGGVFQLVLGGLGAAKLMRFVPRSVMVGFVNALAILIFTAQLPNIIGVSWLVWPIAAAGIAIIVLLPRITKAIPAPLVAIVVLSLVTVSASIAIPTVGDEGKLPDSLPTLFIPNVPLTLETLTIIAPYALAMALVGLLESLMTAKLVDEVTDTGSRKTREALGQGVANIASGLFGGMGGCAMIGQTMINVKASGARTRISTFLSGVFLLVLVVGLGDVVAIIPMAALVAVMVMVSVGTFDWHSITPSTLKRMPVGETIVMVLTVVIVVATDNLAIGVVIGVIAAMIVFARRVSHFTNVQRSIETLSTGEQHALYTVEGELFFASSNDLTTQFDYSGDPELVVIDMTRSHVWDASTVAALDGIETKYHQHGKRVEIRGMNDASQAFHGRLAGNLGSGH; translated from the coding sequence ATGACGCGCCCCACGACAGCTCATGCGGGCGCAGCGCCCGCACCCCTCATCCGAAGGAGAACCGTGACGACCGTCACGCAGTCCGTGCCCGTCCAGGCGCACCACAGTCCCACCGTCCTGTCCGCACTGCGGAACCCGAAGATCCTGCTCCGCGAGGCCCTCGCCGGCCTCGTGGTCGCCCTCGCCCTGATCCCCGAGGCGATCTCGTTCTCGATCATCGCCGGCGTCGACCCCCGAGTCGGCCTGTTCTCGGCGTTCGTGATGGCCGTCGTCATCTCGTTCGTCGGCGGGCGCGCCGCCATGATCACCGGCGCCACCGGCGCCATCGCCCTCGTCGTCGCCCCGGTGGTGCAGGAGCACGGCCTCGACTACCTGATCGCCACCGTCCTGCTCGGGGGCGTCTTCCAACTCGTCCTCGGCGGCCTGGGTGCGGCGAAGCTGATGCGGTTCGTACCGCGGTCCGTGATGGTCGGGTTCGTCAACGCGCTCGCGATCCTGATCTTCACCGCGCAGCTGCCGAACATCATCGGCGTCTCGTGGCTCGTCTGGCCGATCGCCGCCGCCGGCATCGCGATCATCGTCCTGCTGCCCCGGATCACCAAGGCGATCCCCGCACCGCTGGTCGCGATCGTGGTCCTCAGCCTGGTGACCGTGTCCGCGTCGATCGCGATCCCGACCGTCGGCGACGAGGGCAAGCTGCCCGACAGCCTCCCCACCCTGTTCATCCCGAACGTCCCGCTGACCCTCGAGACCCTCACGATCATCGCCCCCTACGCACTCGCGATGGCGCTCGTCGGGCTCCTCGAGTCGCTGATGACGGCGAAGCTCGTCGACGAGGTCACCGACACCGGCTCCCGGAAGACCCGTGAAGCCCTCGGGCAGGGCGTCGCGAACATCGCCTCCGGCCTGTTCGGCGGGATGGGCGGCTGCGCGATGATCGGCCAGACGATGATCAACGTGAAGGCCTCCGGTGCCCGCACCCGCATCTCGACGTTCCTGTCCGGCGTGTTCCTGCTCGTCCTGGTGGTCGGGCTCGGCGACGTCGTCGCGATCATCCCGATGGCAGCCCTCGTCGCCGTCATGGTGATGGTCTCCGTCGGCACCTTCGACTGGCACAGCATCACGCCCTCCACCCTGAAGCGGATGCCCGTCGGCGAGACGATCGTCATGGTCCTCACCGTCGTGATCGTCGTCGCCACCGACAACCTCGCCATCGGCGTCGTCATCGGCGTCATCGCCGCGATGATCGTCTTCGCCCGCCGCGTCTCCCACTTCACCAACGTCCAACGCTCCATCGAGACGCTCAGCACCGGCGAGCAGCACGCGCTCTACACCGTCGAGGGCGAGCTGTTCTTCGCCTCCTCGAACGACCTCACGACCCAGTTCGACTACTCCGGCGACCCGGAACTCGTCGTCATCGACATGACCAGGTCGCACGTCTGGGACGCCTCCACCGTCGCAGCGCTCGACGGCATCGAGACGAAGTACCACCAGCACGGCAAGCGCGTCGAGATCCGCGGCATGAACGACGCCAGCCAGGCCTTCCACGGCCGCCTCGCCGGCAACCTCGGCTCCGGTCACTGA
- a CDS encoding ABC-F family ATP-binding cassette domain-containing protein, with the protein MTATLVAKDLAGGYAARTLFEGLALTVAPGDVIGLVGVNGAGKSTLLRLLAGVDEPLAGTVSTNPPDAFVGWLPQEHERIAGETVAAYVARRTGCAAATADMDRAAEALSDPDAGDAAADRYSAALERWLASGAADLDERLPVVLAELGLETGADGSGVGPDSLMTALSGGQAARVGLAALLLSRFDVVLLDEPTNDLDLDGLDRLEQFVRGLRGGAVLVSHDREFLARSVTAVLELDLAQSSHRLFGGGYEAYLEEREIARQHKRDAYDEYAATKADLVSRARTQREWSSQGVRNAMKKNPDNDKIRRRAASESSEKQAQKVRQMESRIARLDEVEEPRKEWQLAFTIGSAPRSSAVVATLSDAVYEQGDFTLGPVSLQVSGGDRIGITGPNGAGKSTLLRALLGRTEPTSGSASLGSSVAIGEVDQARAAFTGEQPLAAAFEELVPEMTTADVRTLLAKFGLKADHVGRPSSALSPGERTRAGLALLQARGVNVLVLDEPTNHLDLPAIEQLEQALESYDGTLLLVTHDRRMLDTVRLDRRWRVEAGRVTEV; encoded by the coding sequence ATGACCGCCACGCTCGTCGCCAAGGACCTCGCCGGTGGGTACGCCGCCCGCACGCTCTTCGAGGGCCTCGCCCTCACCGTGGCCCCCGGCGACGTGATCGGCTTGGTCGGGGTGAACGGTGCCGGCAAGTCCACGCTGCTCCGCCTGCTCGCCGGCGTCGACGAGCCCCTCGCCGGCACGGTGTCGACGAACCCGCCGGACGCCTTCGTCGGCTGGCTCCCCCAGGAGCACGAGCGGATCGCCGGTGAGACCGTCGCCGCGTACGTCGCCCGACGCACGGGCTGCGCGGCCGCGACGGCCGACATGGACCGTGCCGCCGAGGCCCTGAGCGACCCGGACGCCGGTGACGCCGCGGCCGACCGGTACTCCGCCGCGCTCGAGCGGTGGCTGGCGTCCGGCGCCGCGGACCTCGACGAGCGTCTGCCGGTCGTCCTCGCCGAACTCGGACTCGAGACCGGTGCCGACGGCAGCGGCGTCGGCCCGGACTCGCTGATGACCGCGCTGTCGGGTGGTCAGGCCGCACGCGTCGGTCTCGCCGCCCTGCTGCTGTCGCGGTTCGACGTGGTGCTGCTCGACGAACCGACGAACGACCTCGACCTGGACGGACTCGACCGGCTCGAGCAGTTCGTCCGGGGGCTGCGCGGCGGTGCCGTCCTGGTCAGCCACGACCGCGAGTTCCTCGCCCGCTCGGTGACGGCCGTCCTCGAGCTCGACCTGGCGCAGTCGTCCCACCGGCTGTTCGGCGGCGGGTACGAGGCGTACCTCGAGGAGCGCGAGATCGCCCGGCAGCACAAGCGCGACGCGTACGACGAGTACGCCGCGACGAAGGCCGACCTCGTCTCCCGCGCCCGGACCCAGCGCGAGTGGTCGAGCCAGGGCGTGCGGAACGCGATGAAGAAGAACCCGGACAACGACAAGATCCGCCGCCGGGCCGCGAGCGAGTCGAGCGAGAAGCAGGCGCAGAAGGTCCGGCAGATGGAGTCGCGCATCGCCCGGCTCGACGAGGTCGAGGAGCCCCGCAAGGAGTGGCAGCTCGCCTTCACCATCGGCAGCGCCCCGCGCTCGTCGGCCGTCGTCGCCACCTTGTCCGACGCCGTCTACGAGCAGGGGGACTTCACGCTCGGACCGGTGTCGCTGCAGGTCTCGGGCGGCGACCGCATCGGCATCACCGGCCCGAACGGCGCCGGCAAGTCGACCCTGCTCCGTGCCCTGCTCGGACGCACCGAGCCGACGAGCGGCTCCGCTTCACTGGGGTCGAGCGTGGCGATCGGCGAGGTCGACCAGGCCCGTGCGGCGTTCACGGGCGAGCAGCCCCTCGCCGCGGCGTTCGAGGAGCTGGTCCCCGAGATGACGACGGCCGACGTCCGGACCCTGCTCGCCAAGTTCGGGCTGAAGGCGGACCACGTCGGCCGCCCCTCGTCGGCGCTGTCGCCGGGTGAGCGGACGCGCGCCGGACTCGCGCTGCTGCAAGCCCGCGGGGTCAACGTCCTCGTGCTCGACGAGCCGACCAACCACCTGGACCTGCCCGCGATCGAACAGCTCGAGCAGGCCCTGGAGTCGTACGACGGCACGCTGCTGCTCGTCACCCACGACCGGCGCATGCTCGACACGGTCCGGCTGGACCGCCGGTGGCGGGTGGAGGCGGGGCGGGTCACGGAGGTGTGA